DNA from Geobacter sulfurreducens PCA:
CCGCCGACGAACCGGATCGGCTCCTCCATGATGGTCGCGTAGCGGCTCCCCTCCAGGGGGACGAACACCGGCATGACCGGCGCACCCGTGGCCAGGGCCAGGTAGGCGGCCCCCACCGGGATGGGGGTCGGCCGGCCGAAGAACTCCAGCTCCATGGTCTGGGACGAGCCGTCGCGATCAACCAGGAGCGCCACCACCTCGTTGCGGCGCAGGGCGTTCACCGCCTCCACGGCAGCCAGGGGAGAGGTGTCGTGCCGGTCCACGTAGATGAAGCGGATGCCCCGCTCCTCCCGGACCCGCTCCCGCAGGTCGTTCACCCGCTCGTCGGGCTCCCGGAAGGTCATGACGTTGAGCCGGTAGCCCCGCTCGGCCAGCCCCAGCCCCCCCAGTTCCCAGTTGCCCAGGTGGGGCGAAACGATGATGGCACCGTTCCCCTCCGCCAGGACCCGATCCAGGATACCGTGCCCCTCCTGCCGGCCGATGAGGGCAAAGAGCCGCTCGCCCCGGCGGCGCATCATGAGCATGATGTCGGTCCAGTTGCGGGAGCACTTGTAGTAGGTGGAGAGCACCAGCCGCTCCACGTTGCGCCTGCCGGTCACGGCCCTCAGGTTCGCACGCACCCCTCGCCGGGGCCCGGGAATGGCCAGGTAGAGAATCAGCCCCGTCAGAAAGGCGAAGGGCGCATGGACCGTCCGGGGGACCAGCAGGGTGAACAGGTTGATAAGGAACAGGTTTATCCGGTTGTGCAGCGGCACGTGTCAGCTCGTCATGCCGGAGTTCCGGCGTCGGTGAAGTTTCTCCCGAATCCGTGGCTCTTCGGCTCCAGGGATTCAGGTTTCAGATACATCAGCGGGTTACGCCCTTGGGCCGTTTCCCCTGCCCGGCGCCGAACTCCTGCTCCCAGGCCGGGTCGGCGAACTCGGCGTACCGCCGGGCATAGTCGTCCATGTTGTCCGCCAGAGCGGTGAAGATGGCGTCGGCCCCCTCGTGGGTGGGATAGGCCCCGGCGCTTTGGAAGAGCTCGCGCCCCACGTCAGGGTGGTCGATGAGCATGCAGGGGCGGAGCAGGTTGTCGTGCTCGCCCTGCACTTGGCGGATTTTCCGGAACAGCGGCGACCGCAGGGCCTCCCGCAGGGTGGTGCGCCGGATGTTGTCCACGGCGAAGTGGCAGAAAACGCACGGCTCGATGTCGCCGTTGGCGTTGATGTGGAAGTACTTGCGCCCCCCCGCGATGCAGCCGCTGATGATGGGTCCGTCGTTCCAGAAGTCCACGAAGAGCATCGGCTTGGCGGCCCGGAAATCGACGATCCGGCGCCGCAGGGCGTCCCGCTGCTCCGGTGTCGCCATCAGTTCCAGATCGGGCTCCCGTCCCACCGGCACGTAGGTGAAGAGCCAGAGGGCGAAGACCCCCTTCGCCACCAGCATGTCGATGTACTCGTCGCTGGTGATGATGTCGGTATTCCGGCTGGTCTGGGTGAAGGAGCCGCAGAACGAGAGCCCCGCCTCCCGCAGCAGGTCCATGGCCCGCATGACCTTGCGGAAATGGCCGGGGCCGCGCCGTTCGTCGGTTTCCTGCTCGTACCCCTCCAGGGAGAAGGCGGGCATCACGTTCCCCACCTCCACCAGTTTCCGTACCATGGCCTCGTCGATGAGCCCGCCGTGGGTGAAGACGAGGAAGGCCATGTCCGAGTGCTTTTTGAAGATCTCGAAGATGTCTTCTTTAAAGAACGGCTCACCGCCGGAAATGACGGCGAAGTAAACCCCCATCTCCTTCATCTGGGTGAGGATCGAATCGATCTCGTCGTTGGTCAGCTCCAGGGCCTTGGCGTAATCGCCCGCGTAGCAGCCGTAACAGGAGAGGTTGCACTTCATGGTGGTGCTGATGACCACGGTGGAGGGGGGATAGTACCCCTCCCGCTCCTGCCACGCCTTCCGCTTGTTGGTGCCTGAGAGGAGGTGGTTCACCGCCAGGTTCGTGATCCACTTCTCCC
Protein-coding regions in this window:
- a CDS encoding lysophospholipid acyltransferase family protein, which gives rise to MPLHNRINLFLINLFTLLVPRTVHAPFAFLTGLILYLAIPGPRRGVRANLRAVTGRRNVERLVLSTYYKCSRNWTDIMLMMRRRGERLFALIGRQEGHGILDRVLAEGNGAIIVSPHLGNWELGGLGLAERGYRLNVMTFREPDERVNDLRERVREERGIRFIYVDRHDTSPLAAVEAVNALRRNEVVALLVDRDGSSQTMELEFFGRPTPIPVGAAYLALATGAPVMPVFVPLEGSRYATIMEEPIRFVGGRGRNAEAIRRGMEQVLGVFERYIRCYPDQWYNFFDFWNNEHNETVKG
- a CDS encoding radical SAM protein: MLQSLKNYTTEKIVSLLLSMATNASNENLARMTHLMELIPKKEYYKERIRWIRRLIRENHPSIEFPRRILREIHPNQREKWITNLAVNHLLSGTNKRKAWQEREGYYPPSTVVISTTMKCNLSCYGCYAGDYAKALELTNDEIDSILTQMKEMGVYFAVISGGEPFFKEDIFEIFKKHSDMAFLVFTHGGLIDEAMVRKLVEVGNVMPAFSLEGYEQETDERRGPGHFRKVMRAMDLLREAGLSFCGSFTQTSRNTDIITSDEYIDMLVAKGVFALWLFTYVPVGREPDLELMATPEQRDALRRRIVDFRAAKPMLFVDFWNDGPIISGCIAGGRKYFHINANGDIEPCVFCHFAVDNIRRTTLREALRSPLFRKIRQVQGEHDNLLRPCMLIDHPDVGRELFQSAGAYPTHEGADAIFTALADNMDDYARRYAEFADPAWEQEFGAGQGKRPKGVTR